The DNA segment GAGTTTCCCTTGGGCCAGCAACTCCGTATTGATCGACAGCGAGGTGAACCCCCAGGCAAAATCGACCTGCGCATTCATACGCTGGTTAAGCAAGTATTCCTGATTGCGCTGCTGTTGCTGGAAGTGTTGCGGCAGGGCAAACAGCCCCTCCTGCCAGATCACCTTGTTTTTCATGGTCGCCATCGTCAGTTGTCCTCTTTTTTCATTTCGATGCTGCTCTGCCGTACATGTACCAGCAGGCGGTAGCTATGGCCGGTGCTTTCCACTGGTTCAATTTGTTTCCATTCGGTGGTCTGGTCATCAGAAAAATAGGCCACAACGCCGATAAACTGAGTTTTCCCATCCAGCTTCACCGGCGGCAGGGTCTTAATCGTGTCCGGCAGCAGGCTAAAATCTTGGTGATCGATATAGTTTTTCCCCAGCACATCCGGTAGCGCCGTGCTGGCTATCTGGTCATAGTCGGTGGCCTGTAACTTGGAGTCGTCACTCATATAAATCAGTTGCACATCCACAGAGGCGGCTTCACCATCTGCATTGATGTTGGTGTCTGGCTCGGTCAGCAGCGTCACCGTAATCTCTGACGGTTGCTCCGCCAGCTTCCCGACCTGAACATCCGGATTGGCGATCACCTGACCGAGTTTTTTCGCCGTTTCGCAGCCGGTCAGGTGTACGCAGAAAAACAGCGCCACCATGCAGACACGAAAAAAACGTATTGTCATGCTTCCGGCTCCCGCTGTTTTTCGCGCAGTACACGGTCATAGATCTGGGCATAGACTTCGTTAAACAGCATCTCAAACCCCTGCTGGCGGCTGGATGCTAACTCGTCGTAATAATCCCTATACATTTTCCATGCCCCTGCATCGTCCAGCGGCTGACGCAGTTCATGGCTGCGGCGGTACTGCACAAAGCGACGCATCAGGCTCTGCGGTGAGAAGGCATCGAGTAACACACGTAATGATTCAACAATCGCGGCGCGATTAGCATCTTCGTGATGACGGATGTTACGCAGACTCTCACCAACAGCCGCGGGGGCTGCCAGATGTACCGGGCTTTTACCCTCAGCAAACATCACGTCGAGTGCTGTGGCATAATCCATGTTCAGGCGCAGCGGGTTATCTTCCAGCGGGCGCAGGTGTTTATCCGATAGGCTGTTGCGTCGCTGTTGTAGATCGAGCAGTCCTTTAATTGCTGCCTGTAATGTCCTCCCAGCTTCTTCAAGGAAAGCATCAGCATCCTGTGAGTTGCGTACAGCAAGTGAGCTGCCCAGCCCACGTAAAAGAGGAGTAACGGCAAGATGAAGTTGTGCCATATCTGCCAGGGAGGTCGTATCATCATGGTTCTCTTGCGGGTCGGGATACACAGACGGCAGATCCATAAATGATTTGTCGATAGCGCCATCTCTGCCGGTGAACGAAGAGCGGTCAGGGACGATCCCCGAAAGCGGATCGCCTGCTACGGTCAATCTTTCTGTCTGTAGTGCCTGAAGTGGATCGGCAGAAAAGCTGTTAACGACTGTATCTGCAAGCTGATGCATCCGGGGCATTCCCGGGTATGCAGGCTGGCCATCTGTTGTCAGAAGTGCGTCCGCCAGTCGGTCACGGTTGCTAACAATCG comes from the Hafnia alvei genome and includes:
- the tssJ gene encoding type VI secretion system lipoprotein TssJ, which produces MVALFFCVHLTGCETAKKLGQVIANPDVQVGKLAEQPSEITVTLLTEPDTNINADGEAASVDVQLIYMSDDSKLQATDYDQIASTALPDVLGKNYIDHQDFSLLPDTIKTLPPVKLDGKTQFIGVVAYFSDDQTTEWKQIEPVESTGHSYRLLVHVRQSSIEMKKEDN
- the tagH gene encoding type VI secretion system-associated FHA domain protein TagH, which translates into the protein MAEEKTQSPTLSLTLQVMNGNELESGRAAKCLFTTDGGDIGNVPECHWPVQDRAGAVAGRACRVILHDGAFCLKSLMPGLMINQAPVAPDAGVVRLRQGDEISLGALTLKAFIHEGKLVSYSEQMAAPETIVSNRDRLADALLTTDGQPAYPGMPRMHQLADTVVNSFSADPLQALQTERLTVAGDPLSGIVPDRSSFTGRDGAIDKSFMDLPSVYPDPQENHDDTTSLADMAQLHLAVTPLLRGLGSSLAVRNSQDADAFLEEAGRTLQAAIKGLLDLQQRRNSLSDKHLRPLEDNPLRLNMDYATALDVMFAEGKSPVHLAAPAAVGESLRNIRHHEDANRAAIVESLRVLLDAFSPQSLMRRFVQYRRSHELRQPLDDAGAWKMYRDYYDELASSRQQGFEMLFNEVYAQIYDRVLREKQREPEA